A single region of the Mercenaria mercenaria strain notata chromosome 6, MADL_Memer_1, whole genome shotgun sequence genome encodes:
- the LOC123549033 gene encoding uncharacterized protein LOC123549033, which yields MATGRSGNEGKLIEAARRCDGKTLEALVKEGKVNLNVKDKVGCTAVHLCCKSADLVALSLLLEHGARTDIFDNSGMAPIHYAAMKDYIETMAVLVSYGADVNIQSVNTKQTPLHMASLNKNTRSINFLLYCGADTERTDKSGNIADLDLSKEERHHHEHVRAAFRDGHIKVFGKMINSYERWKFKSVGMSVSNTSMKCKQFSLFCRKMLVANNVMNVKAKSGVSSYLKDGIELVSDIYEYLVNQAVEEVCISVPVYTASTDFDTVYILDSTGSKIFTEMKSENETLYCSAWMTLKAYEDTVYSFAVVMETKSDTFTVTGMAQTLTSSVKNEFKVQLPEGCLPKNSEVSVKVIPTTEYQTTLNTELIKSTSHFCEVKINQKNRRALAITLPVPSGVHTSTADDTEVTVFHSDEATQTPSDWKEIDSIWRPGSSHVTVTDKSINRGTCIVTEVPKKKGNNILYKIKEFVAWLYDTAFKRKANVCFFAVTKYCSEETYRLLVGISDAIMVNEHLKTMEEKNYIGEYSQKSSDYLITPGSKFDACWNSVTESAKGSSSVSLIYQRQTLSHQDFVVTGKEHDFLQVTIFKRQNGNVGEEDEKRRPFTQINVELLIKQAEKVQDSNYSSLLFTEYPDNRFLSWLAQEIGHEWMIIGIGLGLKFSYLESIERDNTPTKTNLTMLYTWRTDQSPKEDLGLTALLHTLALAQRKDLVTKINKEVQELLTTKPRERVCRWIQKLSDQAKQMEPDTEEGLDDVDGTFKEQEPDCKDSHSDRFCINCLTEPEQAASPLSEIFLVHIATIMGSNLQLILQLGLPQSVINEIRHTIREPTSAMFKCLLLAQRRYHDIVEFFKDLMEGLKMQGNIQTVRAIKDECKNWFKINRSSVDKQVRKLEQVMDRY from the exons ATGGCTACGGGCCGGTCAGGGAACGAAGGGAAGCTGATAGAGGCAGCCAGGAGGTGTGACGGCAAGACTTTGGAGGCTTTGGTAAAAGAGGGCAAGGTCAATCTAAATGTTAAGGATAAG GTTGGTTGTACGGCAGTGCATCTGTGCTGTAAATCAGCTGATCTTGTCGCTCTCTCACTGTTGTTGGAACATGGAGCAAGAACGGACATTTTCGATAAC TCTGGTATGGCCCCAATCCACTACGCTGCAATGAAAGACTACATAGAAACTATGGCGGTGCTTGTTTCATACGGAGCTGATGTCAACATTCAGAGTGTC AATACTAAGCAGACTCCGTTGCATATGGCTTCTCTGAACAAAAATACAAGATCAATCAATTTCCTTTTGTACTGTGGTGCAGACACAGAAAGAACAGACAAg tcAGGAAATAttgctgaccttgacctttcaaaggaAGAACGTCACCATCATGAACATGTGAGAGCTGCCTTCAGAGATGG aCATATCAAGGTATTTGGGAAAATGATTAACAGCTACGAAAGATGGAAGTTCAAATCTGTTGGAATGTCGGTTTCAAATACAAGcatgaaatgtaaacaattctCGCTTTTCTGTCGAAAAATGCTTGTCGCCAACAATGTGATGAATGTGAAAGCAAAATCTGGTGTAAGTTCCTATCTGAAAGATGGAATAGAATTAGTAAGTGACATTTACGAGTATCTTGTGAATCAAGCGGTTGAGGAGGTCTGCATTTCGGTGCCGGTATATACAGCATCTACCGACTTTGACACTGTTTATATCCTTGATAGTACGGGTTCAAAGATCTTTACAGAAATGAAGTCAGAGAATGAG ACCCTGTACTGTTCTGCATGGATGACGCTAAAGGCATATGAAGATACAGTTTATTCATTTGCTGTGGTCATGGAAACAAAATCTGATACATTCACGGTGACGGGTATGGCTCAGACATTAACTTCATCTGTAAAAAACGAATTCAAAGTACAGCTACCAGAAGGATGTTTACCGAAAAACTCCGAAGTATCTGTAAAG gtcATTCCAACAACGGAATACCAAACTACTTTAAACACAGAGCTTATAAAATCAACCTCACACTTTTGCGAAGTCAAAATCAATCAGAAGAATAGACGAGCACTTGCTATTACGTTACCGGTACCTTCTGGAGTACACACTTCCACAGCGGACGATACAGAAGTGACAGTTTTTCATAGTGATGAAGCGACACAAACACCATCTGACTGGAAGGAGATAGACTCTATATGGAGACCAGGGTCAAGTCATGTTACAGTCACAGATAAATCAATAAATAGAGGAAC ATGCATTGTCACTGAAGTTCCAAAGAAAAAAGGAAACAACATACTATACAAAATTAAAGAGTTTGTTGCCTGGCTGTACGACACTGCTTTCAAAAGAAAAGCAAACGTGTGTTTCTTTGCAGTAACTAAATACTGTTCAGAGGAAACATATAGACTTTTAGTAGGAATAAGTGATGCAATAATGGTAAACGAACATCTAAAAACGATGGAGGAAAAAAACTATATTGGGGAATATTCCCAAAAATCTTCAGATTATTTAATAACACCTGGATCGAAATTTGATGCGTGCTGGAACTCTGTTACCGAAAGTGCTAAAGGTTCTTCAAGTGTCTCGCTTATTTACCAGAGACAAACACTGTCTCATCAAGACTTTGTTGTAACTGGTAAAGAACATGATTTTCTCCAAGTGACGATATTTAAACGTCAGAATGGAAATGTTGGAGAAGAGGATGAAAAGAGGCGCCCTTTTACTCAAATTAATGTTGAACTTCTCATTAAACAAGCTGAGAAAGTTCAAGATTCAAATTATTCAAGCCTTCTATTTACAG AGTATCCAGACAACAGGTTTTTGTCCTGGTTGGCACAAGAAATCGGTCATGAATGGATGATAATTGGAATTGGCCTCGGTCTAAAATTTAGCTATCTTGAGAGTATTGAAAGAGACAACACTCCGACAAAGACAAATCTTACG ATGCTGTACACTTGGAGAACAGATCAAAGTCCTAAAGAAGATCTTGGATTGACAGCTTTGCTTCACACCTTAGCTCTGGCACAAAGAAAAGATCTTGTTACAAAAATCAACAAAGAAGTTCAGGAATT actgaCGACAAAACCTCGTGAACGTGTGTGTAGATGGATTCAAAAACTATCAGATCAAGCGAAACAGATGGAACCAGATACAGAGGAAGGATTAGACGATGTAGATGGCACCTTTAAGGAACAAGAACCTGACTGCAAGGATTCACATAGTGATCGGTTCTGTATCAATTGTCTCACTGAACCAGAACAag CTGCATCCCCACTGTCGGAAATATTTTTGGTTCACATAGCTACAATTATGGGTTCGAACTTACAACTGATCCTTCAGCTGGGCTTGCCACAGTCTGTTATCAATGAAATCAGACACACTATACGAGAACCAACATCAGCAATGTTTAAG tgTCTGCTGCTTGCCCAGAGGCGATACCATGACATAGTAGAATTCTTTAAAGATTTAATGGAGGGACTAAAGATGCAAGGGAATATACAGACAGTTCGAGCCATAAAAGACGAATGTAAAAACTG GTTTAAGATAAATAGGTCGTCCGTGGATAAACAAGTGAGGAAACTAGAACAGGTTATGGAcagatattga